A region of Sesamum indicum cultivar Zhongzhi No. 13 linkage group LG7, S_indicum_v1.0, whole genome shotgun sequence DNA encodes the following proteins:
- the LOC105166656 gene encoding WPP domain-associated protein, producing the protein MEDLFGQIECRTKSDSIVMRILRSAMDEAHEKLQSDDGPIEFLHERSTFYELAAILVEGGLSIVEEETDIPESSSDKILADLKDIRHWLQGRIQDMKHLIVEKDRELTERLENELKLRRALELKDMELVYLHGKLEPGRTKNDDIHYFPMINQGVQGGPSEGDIFRLKTSVDQQLCNMKRKLEDEKERLTTERRTRKSRVSSPNLSFEFLDLERNGSPVFTEDVNPKSEFARPDKNILIRWMSSDIDILKETVDLAFGRMKIAEVLLLEKEWRWTVEKDVELILVKGFISNLQGSFDVELRKKVGLLNNNWFDLINEIRVLCHELKDFFARNDVHEKVKGPSVPGSLKRTSSEPLLDIVYMDNLIEEDTEVERSHHVAKMIKNHELIIRKQRQEWNWLTREVLQREGTSSCTKRDEDKNRLVRRIQDAITRLDNLTRRKGKFADQTGVSCRKCIQKKTAIPKSNLKRANRSPTSVESLEEDIGKVKEERDGLCFQITVIEDTYQLLFRGMVRDISTFLHAEKTEKLMRSRSGRLSLGNCPYDRHINSTEERDGTVAELEGSSSSQMLLNFVESTVREDLYVVFFRETVEQWKKNFVQESIGSLLKEEIYMVLFREMSEAWKSEKDACAFESLIREDIYEFVVSEAVKDSCVRLTESESLNQLDFQERTPRSRRLDADQEGTPRSRRLDADLEGTPRSRRLDADSFQEGTPRSRTDGEESLIQKLDSLLKCLEAEEDLMLQANSEIKEHSVNNSLVILNCEEMDERDAIEWLITDDESTFGSVSEKLERALQQLYTSKELLVELEQSLDVPDDSSIEHEETRSFLQQEDGQLSPSAPSDTVLAIVMQFQLAVGNVEHMLHENLENKCLRLDVLKRQVDTLTEPVALIRTRKFLYKKAFISRCHNLKLAETEVDLLGDQVESLLCLLETIYTELSRNAAVFSSYFQVYDILKLIKRELHNGRSCL; encoded by the exons ATGGAAGATTTGTTTGGTCAAATCGAATGCAGAACAAAGTCGGATTCGATTGTGATGAGGATTTTGAGATCTGCAATGGATGAAGCTCATGAAAAGTTGCAGTCCGATGATGGACCTATTGAGTTCTTGCATGAGAGATCAACATTCTATGAACTTGCAGCTATCCTAGTGGAGGGTGGTTTGAGTATTGTTGAAGAGGAGACTGACATTCCTGAGAGCAGCTCTGATAAAATCCTGGCGGATTTGAAGGACATCCGGCACTGGCTGCAGGGCCGGATCCAAGATATGAAGCACCTCATAGTCGAGAAAGACAGGGAGTTGACGGAGAGGTTAGAGAATGAGTTAAAGCTTCGACGTGCACTAGAACTGAAAGATATGGAATTAGTTTATCTGCATGGGAAGCTCGAGCCTGGACGAACCAAGAACGATGACATCCATTATTTTCCAATGATCAATCAGGGAGTCCAGGGTGGGCCTTCAGAAGGGGATATCTTTAGATTGAAAACCTCAGTTGATCAGCAGCTGTGTAACATGAAACGGAAACTGGAggatgagaaagaaagattGACCACTGAACGAAGGACGAGGAAGTCTCGTGTTTCTAGTCCTAATCTCAGCTTTGAATTCTTAGACCTGGAACGAAACGGTAGTCCTGTTTTCACAGAAGACGTAAATCCCAAGAGTGAGTTCGCAAGGCCTGATAAGAACATACTGATCAGGTGGATGAGTTCAGATATCGACATTTTGAAAGAAACTGTGGATCTTGCGTTCGGGAGAATGAAGATTGCGGAGGTGCTCCTGTTGGAGAAAGAATGGAGGTGGACTGTAGAGAAAGATGTAGAGTTGATTTTGGTGAAAGGCTTCATAAGCAATCTGCAAGGAAGTTTTGATGTAGAACTGAGGAAGAAAGTCGGCCTCTTGAACAATAATTGGTTCGACTTAATTAATGAGATAAGAGTCTTGTGCCATGAACTGAAAGATTTCTTTGCTAGAAATGATGTACATGAGAAAGTGAAAGGCCCAAGTGTACCGGGAAGTTTGAAGCGAACAAGCAGTGAGCCTTTACTGGATATTGTTTACATGGACAATCTGATTGAGGAGGATACTGAAGTTGAAAGAAGCCACCATGTGGCCAAAATGATCAAGAATCACGAGTTGATCATACGTAAACAGCGCCAGGAGTGGAATTGGCTGACAAGAGAAGTGCTCCAGAGAGAAGGGACATCGTCTTGCACCAAGAGAGACGAGGACAAAAATCGACTTGTGAGAAGAATTCAAGATGCTATCACAAGGTTGGACAATCTTACCAGAAGGAAGGGAAAGTTTGCTGATCAAACAGGTGTCAGTTGCAGAAAGTGCATTCAGAAGAAGACGGCGATCCCAAAgtctaatttaaaaagagCTAACAGAAGTCCGACTTCGGTTGAAAGCTTAGAAGAAGATATTGGAAAAGTTAAAGAAGAGAGAGACGGCTTGTGCTTTCAGATTACTGTAATAGAAGACACTTACCAGCTTCTTTTTCGCGGTATGGTGAGAGATATCAGTACTTTTTTGCATGCTGAGAAGACTGAAAAACTAATGAGGAGTCGTAGTGGTCGACTCTCACTTGGTAATTGTCCCTATGATCGTCATATAAACAGCACAGAAGAACGTGACGGGACTGTTGCTGAATTGGAAGGCTCAAGTTCGTCTCAGATGCTGCTGAATTTCGTGGAGAGCACGGTAAGGGAGGATTTATATGTCGTCTTTTTTCGTGAAACGGTTGAGCAGTGGAAGAAGAATTTTGTTCAAGAGTCCATAGGAAGCCTATTAAAGGAGGAGATTTACATGGTTTTGTTCAGAGAAATGTCTGAAGCATGGAAGTCAGAGAAAGATGCTTGTGCCTTTGAGAGTCTCATCAGGGAAGATATCTATGAGTTTGTCGTTAGTGAGGCTGTGAAAGATTCGTGCGTCCGGTTAACAGAATCAGAATCACTAAACCAGCTTGATTTTCAAGAACGTACCCCTCGTTCTAGGAGATTGGATGCTGATCAAGAAGGCACGCCTCGTTCTAGAAGATTGGATGCTGATCTAGAAGGCACTCCTCGTTCTAGGAGATTGGATGCTGATAGTTTTCAAGAAGGCACGCCACGTTCCAGGACTGATGGAGAGGAGAGCTTGATTCAGAAGCTCGATTCTTTGTTAAAATGCTTGGAAGCAGAGGAAGACCTGATGCTACAAGCGAATTCTGAAATAAAAGAACACAGTGTAAACAATAGCTTAGTGATCTTGAACTGCGAAGAGATGGATGAGCGGGACGCCATTGAGTGGCTGATAACTGATGATGAGAGTACGTTCGGTTCAGTGAGTGAGAAACTTGAGAGGGCTCTGCAGCAGTTATATACCAGCAAAGAATTGTTGGTGGAGTTGGAACAAAGTCTTGATGTACCCGACGACTCAAGCATTGAACATGAAGAAACTCGCTCGTTTCTTCAGCAAGAAGACGGTCAACTTAGCCCATCGGCCCCATCTGACACTGTTTTGGCAATCGTTATGCAATTTCAACTAGCAGTCGGTAACGTTGAGCACATGTTACATGAGAATCTAGAAAACAAATGTTTGAG GCTGGACGTGTTGAAGCGTCAAGTCGATACACTAACAGAACCTGTGGCTTTGATCAGAACAAGAAAGTTTCTCTACAAGAAGGCTTTCATTTCAAGATGTCACAACCTGAAGTTAGCTGAAACTGAG GTCGACTTGCTTGGGGATCAAGTGGAGTCTCTTCTCTGCCTGCTCGAGACGATATACACTGAACTAAGTCGAAATGCAGCAGTCTTTTCAAGCTATTTTCAG GTTTATGACATCTTGAAGTTGATCAAGAGAGAGTTACACAATGGGAGGTCTTGTCTTTAA
- the LOC105166630 gene encoding caffeoylshikimate esterase has product MAKYKHPVAEANETSPFGEVGAEEFYARHSVIHASDYITSKKLNLRLFTQWWAPQEPAGPLKGIVCVVHGFTGESSWFVQLTAVHLAKHGFAVCAIDHMGHGFSEGLVAHLPDMNLVVDECILFFNGFRAKYPPDLPAFLYAESLGGAIALLITLRREGLVPERRFDGVVLNGAMCGISDKFKPPWPLEHFLAIAAFLIPTWCVVPTRGSLPDVSFKVEWKRKLAIASPRRPLQKPRAATAQELLRVCREVQGKFDEVDVPFLIVHGGDDIVCDPACVEELYNRAASKDKTLRIYPGMWHQLVGEPDENVELVFGDVVDWLVTRAERPVSASA; this is encoded by the exons ATGGCCAAGTACAAGCACCCAGTAGCGGAAGCAAACGAGACCAGCCCATTTGGGGAGGTGGGTGCCGAAGAATTCTACGCTCGCCACTCAGTAATCCACGCCTCCGACTACATCACCAGCAAGAAACTCAACCTCAGGCTCTTCACGCAGTGGTGGGCTCCGCAAGAACCCGCAGGGCCCCTGAAAGGCATCGTGTGCGTGGTGCACGGCTTCACCGGCGAGTCCAGCTGGTTCGTGCAGCTCACGGCCGTCCATTTGGCCAAACACGGCTTCGCCGTCTGCGCGATAGACCACATGGGCCACGGATTTTCGGAGGGGCTGGTCGCCCATTTGCCGGACATGAATCTCGTTGTGGATGAGTGTATTTTGTTCTTCAATGGGTTTCGTGCCAAGTATCCGCCGGATTTACCGGCGTTTCTGTATGCCGAGTCGCTGGGAGGAGCTATCGCTCTGCTTATCACGCTCCGCCGTGAAGGGCTTGTGCCGGAGAGGAGGTTTGATGGTGTCGTTCTGAACGGGGCGATGTGTGGGATCAGTGATAAGTTTAAGCCGCCATGGCCGCTGGAGCATTTCCTTGCCATTGCAGCGTTCTTGATTCCCACTTGGTGCGTGGTGCCTACACGCGGCTCCTTGCCTGATGTTTCCTTCAAG GTGGAATGGAAGCGAAAATTGGCAATAGCAAGCCCCAGGAGGCCTTTGCAAAAGCCGCGTGCAGCCACAGCGCAGGAGCTGCTGAGAGTGTGCAGAGAGGTGCAGGGGAAGTTTGATGAAGTTGATGTGCCGTTTCTGATTGTGCACGGTGGTGATGATATTGTATGTGACCCAGCATGTGTAGAGGAGCTCTACAACCGTGCTGCTAGCAAAGATAAGACACTCAGAATCTATCCTGGAATGTGGCACCAGCTGGTGGGTGAGCCCGACGAAAATGTGGAGCTTGTGTTTGGGGACGTTGTCGACTGGCTCGTGACTAGGGCCGAGCGTCCAGTCTCTGCATCAGCATAG